In a single window of the Halobaculum lipolyticum genome:
- a CDS encoding transporter, producing the protein MGETQEQHGGIGTETAGSTGLADRVSLGTGAVAGVGAYVLGYLLTYLTQAGAVRDRLAGLNFLASLFGGEQVAAWQGVGWYFYNAHFVSTTVPSFGGTRTANLIASADANLAYLYVLPPLALLAAGAGVAFLADAGDPADGAVAALGVVPAYFLLALAGAFVFAYGGGDAGSVHPEYVTAALLAGLVYPAVFGAVGGAVAGVVGGE; encoded by the coding sequence ATGGGGGAGACACAGGAGCAGCACGGAGGTATCGGCACCGAGACAGCGGGTTCGACGGGGCTGGCGGACCGGGTCTCGCTGGGAACCGGCGCGGTCGCGGGGGTAGGCGCCTACGTCCTTGGCTACCTGCTCACGTACCTGACGCAGGCGGGCGCCGTCCGCGACCGCCTCGCCGGGTTGAACTTCCTCGCGAGCCTGTTCGGCGGCGAGCAGGTCGCCGCGTGGCAGGGTGTGGGCTGGTACTTCTACAACGCCCACTTCGTCTCGACGACGGTGCCGTCGTTCGGCGGCACCCGGACGGCGAACCTGATCGCCAGCGCCGACGCGAACCTCGCGTACCTGTACGTGCTCCCGCCGCTCGCGCTCCTCGCGGCGGGCGCGGGGGTCGCGTTCCTCGCGGACGCCGGCGACCCGGCCGACGGCGCGGTCGCGGCGCTGGGCGTCGTGCCGGCGTACTTCCTGCTCGCGCTCGCGGGCGCGTTCGTGTTCGCCTACGGCGGCGGCGACGCCGGCAGCGTCCACCCGGAGTACGTCACCGCGGCGCTCCTCGCGGGACTCGTCTACCCGGCCGTCTTCGGCGCCGTCGGCGGCGCCGTCGCGGGCGTGGTCGGCGGGGAGTGA
- a CDS encoding M24 family metallopeptidase: protein MVDIDDREDRLDRFLAEGGYEAVWFARPNAFAWLTGGSNRVDSAADVGDAAAGYLGDGEWTVVTNNIEAERIAAEELPAELSMSVAADDWYETDLAGSVAARSPTPAAADFDVPGLDSVDPTRLRLRLGDDDLAAYADLGREVALATETVCRELHPGDTEHEVAAGIRISLAGRNIEAPVVLVGGSERAPAYRHPTPTDAALGDYALVIVTARRGGLHASCTRTVAFDPPEWLAERHRAAQRVETAALAATREAAGRDDGTAGDVFDAIRGAYAEEGYEGEWRAHHQGGATGYAGREWFATPDSDAPVAEEAAYAWNPTVQGAKSEDTAYVTGDTVEVLTDSGRWPTDTVEAGGLTLQRPAILEN, encoded by the coding sequence ATGGTCGACATCGACGACCGCGAGGACCGGCTCGACCGGTTCCTCGCGGAGGGGGGGTACGAGGCGGTGTGGTTCGCGCGACCGAACGCGTTCGCGTGGCTCACCGGCGGGTCGAACCGCGTCGACAGCGCGGCGGACGTCGGCGACGCCGCCGCGGGCTACCTCGGCGACGGCGAGTGGACGGTCGTGACGAACAACATCGAGGCCGAACGCATCGCCGCCGAGGAGCTTCCGGCCGAACTCTCGATGTCGGTCGCCGCCGACGACTGGTACGAGACGGATCTGGCGGGGTCGGTCGCCGCGCGCTCGCCGACGCCCGCGGCGGCGGACTTCGACGTGCCCGGACTCGACTCGGTGGACCCGACGCGGCTCCGGCTCCGGCTCGGCGACGACGACCTCGCCGCCTACGCCGATCTGGGCCGTGAGGTCGCGCTGGCGACGGAGACGGTGTGTCGGGAACTCCACCCCGGCGACACCGAACACGAGGTCGCGGCGGGCATCCGGATCTCGCTGGCGGGCCGGAACATCGAGGCGCCGGTCGTGCTCGTCGGCGGGAGCGAGCGGGCGCCGGCGTACCGCCACCCGACGCCGACGGACGCGGCGCTGGGCGACTACGCGCTCGTCATCGTCACCGCCCGTCGCGGGGGGTTACACGCCTCCTGTACCCGGACGGTCGCGTTCGACCCGCCCGAGTGGCTGGCCGAACGGCACCGCGCGGCCCAGCGCGTCGAGACGGCCGCGCTGGCGGCGACTCGCGAGGCGGCCGGACGCGACGACGGCACCGCGGGCGACGTGTTCGACGCGATCCGGGGGGCGTACGCCGAGGAGGGGTACGAGGGCGAGTGGCGCGCACACCACCAGGGCGGGGCGACCGGCTACGCCGGCCGGGAGTGGTTCGCGACGCCCGACAGCGACGCGCCGGTCGCCGAGGAGGCGGCGTACGCGTGGAACCCGACCGTGCAGGGCGCGAAGAGCGAGGACACCGCTTACGTCACCGGCGACACGGTCGAGGTGCTCACCGACTCGGGCCGGTGGCCGACCGACACGGTCGAGGCGGGCGGGCTGACGCTCCAGCGTCCGGCGATCCTCGAGAACTGA
- a CDS encoding succinylglutamate desuccinylase/aspartoacylase family protein → MTTLGSASASPGEFDTGRLEVGESRDGSTVGLPVAVLNGADDGKTLYVQAVSDGDELNGLGVINRLIPQLDPEEIAGEILVVGIVNYHAFQVAEHRNPIDDTKMNRAYPGDANGTSSERIAAATFGAAKRADLVVDLHQGRTSRMINETRVRCGPRHRLHRECLELAKVFGTGYVLDQKGPDGQLARAAPDNGIPTIDPELGGAVGWDEESIEVGLAGMFRVLRYYGFLDGEVDRDLQTRASGFDQYGSPAGGLVTFEVELGDRVARGDTLFRVTDAFGELKARVTADSDGVFWRSRRLPQVATGEYACSVGTDIDEF, encoded by the coding sequence ATGACGACGCTCGGGAGCGCGAGCGCGTCCCCCGGGGAGTTCGACACCGGTCGGCTCGAGGTGGGCGAGAGCCGCGACGGATCGACGGTGGGGCTGCCCGTCGCCGTGCTCAACGGCGCCGACGACGGGAAGACGCTGTACGTGCAGGCGGTCAGCGACGGGGACGAGTTGAACGGGCTGGGCGTGATCAACCGCCTGATCCCCCAGTTGGACCCCGAGGAGATCGCCGGCGAGATCCTCGTCGTGGGGATCGTGAACTACCACGCGTTCCAGGTGGCCGAACACCGCAACCCCATCGACGACACGAAGATGAACCGGGCGTACCCCGGCGACGCCAACGGTACCTCCTCCGAGCGCATCGCCGCCGCGACGTTCGGGGCGGCCAAGCGGGCGGATCTGGTCGTCGACCTCCACCAGGGACGGACGTCCCGCATGATCAACGAGACGCGCGTCCGCTGTGGCCCCCGGCACCGCCTCCACCGCGAGTGTCTCGAACTCGCGAAGGTGTTCGGCACCGGCTACGTCCTCGACCAGAAGGGACCGGACGGCCAACTCGCGCGCGCGGCCCCCGACAACGGCATCCCGACGATCGACCCCGAGTTGGGCGGCGCCGTCGGCTGGGACGAGGAGTCGATCGAGGTCGGCTTGGCGGGGATGTTCCGCGTCCTCCGCTACTACGGCTTCCTCGACGGCGAGGTCGACCGCGATCTGCAGACGCGCGCCTCCGGCTTCGACCAGTACGGGTCGCCCGCCGGCGGGCTAGTCACCTTCGAGGTCGAGTTGGGCGACCGCGTCGCCCGCGGCGACACGCTGTTCCGCGTCACCGACGCCTTCGGCGAACTGAAGGCCCGCGTCACCGCCGACAGCGACGGCGTGTTCTGGCGCTCCCGGCGGCTCCCGCAGGTCGCCACCGGCGAGTACGCCTGCTCGGTCGGGACGGACATCGACGAGTTCTGA
- a CDS encoding pyridoxal-phosphate dependent enzyme, with amino-acid sequence MTAAPLRCPDCGATYADRWRCECGHPLDYAERPLPDGPAPDPAAFDARDGLWSFDAFLPESPRVTLGEGLTPLVDAGDWDAQFKLEYVFPTGSFKDRGATTTVSRAAALGVDTVVEDSSGNAGAAIATYAARAGIDAEIYVPASVKASKLRAIRRAGATPVKTEGPRQATTDACVGAVESGAGWYASHAWNPAFFAGTATVAYETALQRDWEAPDAVVLPLGHGTLFLGAYRGFRALRDAGWIDSMPRLLGAQAAGHAPIVEALHGPEAAAGDNDVADGIQIPRPTRGDQILDAVADTDGDAVALDAEAVESELAALHAAGFYTEATCAVAPAALREYRERGVLDGDEDVVVPLTGSGLKT; translated from the coding sequence ATGACCGCCGCTCCGCTCCGCTGTCCCGACTGCGGCGCCACGTACGCCGACCGGTGGCGCTGCGAGTGTGGCCACCCGCTCGACTACGCCGAGCGCCCGCTCCCCGACGGTCCCGCGCCGGACCCGGCCGCGTTCGACGCCCGCGACGGCCTGTGGTCGTTCGACGCGTTCCTCCCCGAGTCGCCCCGCGTCACCCTCGGCGAGGGGCTGACGCCGCTCGTCGACGCCGGCGACTGGGACGCCCAGTTCAAACTGGAGTACGTGTTCCCCACCGGCTCGTTCAAGGACCGCGGCGCGACGACGACCGTCTCCCGGGCGGCCGCCCTCGGCGTCGACACCGTCGTCGAGGACTCCTCGGGCAACGCCGGCGCCGCGATCGCGACGTACGCCGCCCGGGCCGGCATCGACGCCGAGATATACGTCCCGGCCTCGGTGAAAGCGTCCAAGCTCCGGGCCATCCGCCGCGCCGGCGCGACGCCGGTGAAGACCGAGGGACCGCGGCAGGCGACCACCGACGCGTGCGTCGGCGCCGTCGAGTCCGGCGCGGGCTGGTACGCCAGCCACGCGTGGAACCCCGCGTTCTTCGCCGGCACCGCGACGGTCGCCTACGAGACGGCGCTCCAGCGCGATTGGGAGGCGCCCGACGCCGTGGTGCTCCCGCTGGGACACGGCACGCTGTTCCTCGGCGCCTACCGCGGCTTCCGCGCGCTCCGCGACGCGGGGTGGATCGACTCGATGCCCCGCTTGCTCGGTGCGCAGGCGGCGGGTCACGCGCCGATCGTCGAGGCGCTCCACGGCCCGGAGGCGGCCGCCGGCGACAACGACGTCGCCGACGGGATCCAGATCCCCCGGCCCACGCGCGGCGACCAGATCCTCGACGCCGTCGCCGACACCGACGGCGACGCCGTCGCGCTCGACGCTGAGGCGGTCGAGTCGGAACTGGCCGCCCTCCACGCCGCCGGCTTCTACACCGAGGCGACCTGTGCCGTCGCCCCGGCGGCGCTGCGCGAGTACCGCGAGCGCGGCGTGCTCGACGGCGACGAGGACGTGGTCGTCCCGCTGACCGGGAGCGGGCTGAAGACGTGA
- a CDS encoding glutathione S-transferase N-terminal domain-containing protein: protein MSDLVLYELEGCPYCAKVKNKLAELDLAYDSVMVPRSHDERTEVEAVSGQTGVPVLVDEEHGVEGMAESDDIVAYLEETYGDGAAA, encoded by the coding sequence ATGTCCGACCTCGTCCTCTACGAACTGGAAGGCTGCCCGTACTGTGCGAAAGTGAAGAACAAGCTCGCCGAGTTGGACCTCGCGTACGACTCGGTCATGGTGCCCCGCTCGCACGACGAGCGCACGGAGGTCGAGGCGGTGTCCGGCCAGACCGGCGTCCCCGTCCTCGTCGACGAGGAACACGGCGTCGAGGGGATGGCCGAGTCCGACGACATCGTCGCGTACCTCGAGGAGACGTACGGCGACGGCGCCGCCGCCTGA
- a CDS encoding NUDIX hydrolase, protein MITVAGDHCPLCGTELDRRTVEGRERRYCPSCDRVVWRNSKPIASVVVRDGDRVLLGRRAVDPHRGLWGVPGGNLEHDEHPAVGGARELREETGVRVDPDDLRLFSVDHETKPNRSLVGVRYVVDRALVAGDPAPRDETDAVRFDTPAAFADDDGVSPWDRDLLAAVFGGDSTPVG, encoded by the coding sequence GTGATCACCGTCGCCGGCGACCACTGTCCGCTGTGCGGGACTGAACTCGACCGTCGCACCGTCGAGGGGCGGGAGCGCCGCTACTGCCCGTCGTGTGACCGGGTCGTCTGGCGCAACAGCAAGCCCATCGCGAGCGTCGTCGTCCGCGACGGCGACCGCGTCCTCCTCGGCCGGCGCGCGGTCGACCCCCACCGCGGACTGTGGGGCGTCCCCGGGGGCAACCTCGAACACGACGAACACCCGGCCGTCGGGGGCGCCCGCGAACTCCGCGAGGAGACCGGCGTCCGGGTCGACCCCGACGACCTGAGGCTGTTCTCGGTCGACCACGAGACGAAACCGAACCGCTCGCTCGTCGGAGTCCGCTACGTCGTCGACCGCGCGCTCGTCGCGGGCGACCCCGCGCCGCGAGACGAGACCGACGCCGTGCGCTTCGACACGCCCGCGGCGTTCGCGGACGACGACGGAGTCAGTCCGTGGGACCGCGACTTGCTGGCGGCCGTGTTCGGCGGGGACTCGACGCCCGTCGGCTGA
- a CDS encoding GNAT family N-acetyltransferase: MFPDRILTDRLRLDRHDAAVDALAFYEHVGERRSDTIAAECEWLNWSPHAHPAESAGVLESFREGWEERDSATYAVVPREGEDGAGTYAGNTGLSFDWDRHTATLGIWLREPFWGRGYSGERAQALAALAFDRLDLELLAVEAFPENERSIRAIEKYVDTMGGREEGLIRNHLADQDGAVHDVRRFSIHRDEYAEAVGDDDAVTFVDDVDFGNSDGSGGSDDADD, translated from the coding sequence GTGTTCCCCGACCGGATCCTGACGGACCGCCTCAGGCTGGACCGCCACGACGCCGCCGTCGACGCGCTCGCGTTCTACGAGCACGTCGGCGAGCGGCGCTCCGACACCATCGCCGCCGAGTGCGAGTGGCTCAACTGGTCGCCCCACGCCCACCCCGCCGAGAGCGCGGGCGTGCTCGAGAGCTTCCGCGAGGGCTGGGAGGAGCGCGACTCGGCGACGTACGCCGTGGTCCCGCGCGAGGGCGAGGACGGCGCCGGCACCTACGCCGGCAACACCGGCCTCTCGTTCGACTGGGACCGCCACACGGCGACGCTCGGCATCTGGCTCCGGGAGCCGTTCTGGGGGCGCGGCTACTCCGGCGAGCGGGCGCAGGCGCTCGCGGCGCTGGCGTTCGACCGCCTCGACCTGGAACTGCTCGCCGTCGAGGCGTTCCCGGAGAACGAGCGGTCGATCCGGGCCATCGAGAAGTACGTCGACACGATGGGCGGCCGCGAGGAGGGGCTGATCCGCAACCACCTCGCCGACCAGGACGGCGCGGTCCACGACGTGCGTCGGTTCTCGATCCACCGCGACGAGTACGCCGAGGCGGTCGGCGACGACGACGCCGTCACGTTCGTCGACGACGTGGACTTCGGGAACTCCGACGGCTCCGGCGGCTCCGACGACGCCGACGACTGA
- a CDS encoding DUF7544 domain-containing protein — MSWHGVDAVDDAIDATRGFLFPVRLGRWARMAVVTLFAGGSSTGQVANNAANAGTRLAGTAGSNGAVGAAGAAASLLLALPALAVAAGPSLPAGLAGAVPLQSLPSPPVGALGAVGFLVVAVVLLVGLGLFLVTPAFEFVLVDGIARDELRILRDVRAHFVNGLRLLGFRIGTVAAFVVPPAAVAAAAVLSGVDTSSLASRPLVLVALGLAVLAYLIVFAFVWRFTVEFVVPAMVADGGGVIDGWRRVWPLLRGQAKQTVVYLVMHFLVGIGVSIVGFVLLLFGLLLVGVVAGVVGLAVGALAGGTGGTELGVGLGVLAGVVVGVPLFVLAVAFPVGILTLTFRRSYELAALGRFSEGLDLLGRYRNGGGEDVAAALGGGHGDDDDDDPPAGVSAGASGRVAGEDRGGDADGRDADDGDGDDDDFGGFVSSSVRDDDATDPDDLDDSDDPDTDRQT, encoded by the coding sequence ATGAGTTGGCACGGCGTCGACGCGGTCGACGACGCGATCGACGCGACGCGGGGGTTCCTCTTCCCCGTTCGACTCGGCCGATGGGCAAGAATGGCCGTCGTTACCCTCTTCGCCGGCGGAAGCTCCACCGGGCAGGTCGCGAACAACGCGGCGAACGCCGGCACCCGGCTCGCCGGCACCGCCGGTAGCAACGGCGCCGTCGGCGCCGCCGGCGCCGCCGCGTCGCTGCTCCTCGCGCTCCCGGCGCTGGCGGTCGCGGCCGGTCCCTCGCTCCCCGCCGGTCTCGCCGGCGCGGTCCCGCTCCAGAGCCTCCCGTCCCCGCCGGTCGGCGCGTTGGGCGCGGTCGGGTTCCTGGTCGTCGCGGTCGTCCTGCTCGTCGGACTGGGCCTGTTCCTCGTAACGCCGGCCTTCGAGTTCGTCCTCGTGGACGGGATCGCGCGCGACGAACTGCGCATCCTCCGCGACGTCCGGGCGCACTTCGTCAACGGCTTGCGGCTCCTCGGCTTCCGGATCGGGACGGTCGCCGCGTTCGTCGTGCCGCCCGCGGCGGTCGCCGCCGCGGCGGTGTTGTCGGGCGTCGACACGTCGTCGCTTGCGTCGCGGCCGCTCGTGCTCGTCGCGCTCGGGCTGGCGGTACTCGCGTACCTGATCGTCTTCGCGTTCGTCTGGCGGTTCACCGTCGAGTTCGTCGTCCCCGCGATGGTCGCAGACGGCGGCGGCGTGATCGACGGGTGGCGCCGCGTCTGGCCCCTGCTCCGCGGGCAAGCGAAGCAGACGGTGGTGTACCTGGTCATGCACTTCCTCGTCGGCATCGGCGTCTCCATCGTCGGGTTCGTGCTGCTGCTGTTCGGGCTGTTGCTCGTCGGGGTCGTCGCCGGGGTCGTCGGGCTGGCTGTGGGCGCCCTCGCGGGCGGCACCGGCGGCACGGAACTCGGCGTCGGACTCGGGGTCCTCGCCGGCGTCGTCGTCGGGGTGCCGCTGTTCGTCCTCGCGGTCGCGTTCCCGGTTGGCATCCTCACGCTGACGTTCCGGCGGTCGTACGAACTGGCCGCGCTCGGCCGGTTCTCCGAGGGGCTGGACCTGCTCGGTCGCTACCGGAACGGGGGCGGCGAGGACGTGGCCGCGGCCCTCGGCGGCGGACACGGGGACGACGACGACGACGACCCGCCGGCCGGCGTTTCGGCGGGCGCGTCCGGCCGAGTCGCCGGCGAGGACCGCGGCGGCGACGCCGACGGTCGCGACGCCGACGACGGAGACGGAGACGACGACGACTTCGGCGGGTTCGTCTCCTCGTCGGTTCGCGACGACGACGCGACGGACCCGGACGACCTCGACGACTCGGACGACCCGGACACCGACCGGCAGACGTAA
- a CDS encoding tRNA(Ile)(2)-agmatinylcytidine synthase, producing MTVIGLDDTDSRTRGMCSTYLAALVAEALVDAGATVERRLLVRLNPAVEHKTRGNAALALHTDADPDAAMRVASDLIERYAVDDDPRTSPGVVVADCEPGAVSPAVAAFARDALREFHGLDDALALAADAGFETRGWGTAAGDADGDADGARDDADDSVVGRGRIGALAAVGAWRAFDEWTYEHISYREFDRCGTPRDVDEASLFAAADEGYPTVWDTVDRVEGATVCVPHAPGPILHGIRGDDAEAVGAVAAGIDGERVERAATFVTNQGTDAHLRDGDLGGLRDGRAYRVDATVTEAPETRRGGHVFFGVGDDGGEPSVRLDCVAFEPTKRFRDRVRDLRVGDRLTLCGELDDGTLKLEKFAVRDLVETEPTVPTCPDCGRSMESAGAGQGYRCRDCGTGAAGKVPVAVDRDLEPGWYEVPPCARRHVAKPLVRGGFDAPTHPER from the coding sequence GTGACCGTCATCGGTCTCGACGACACCGACTCGCGCACGCGGGGGATGTGCAGCACGTACCTCGCGGCGCTCGTCGCCGAGGCGCTCGTGGACGCCGGCGCGACCGTCGAGCGTCGCCTGCTCGTGCGCCTCAATCCCGCGGTCGAACACAAGACCCGAGGAAACGCCGCGCTCGCGCTCCACACCGACGCCGACCCCGACGCCGCGATGCGTGTCGCGAGCGACCTGATCGAGCGGTACGCCGTCGACGACGACCCGCGCACCTCCCCCGGCGTCGTCGTCGCCGACTGCGAGCCGGGGGCGGTGTCGCCCGCGGTCGCCGCGTTCGCCCGCGACGCGCTCCGGGAGTTCCACGGCCTCGACGACGCGCTCGCGCTGGCGGCCGACGCCGGCTTCGAGACGCGCGGGTGGGGGACCGCCGCCGGCGACGCGGACGGTGACGCGGACGGCGCCCGCGACGACGCGGACGATTCGGTGGTCGGTCGGGGCCGCATCGGCGCGCTCGCGGCCGTCGGCGCGTGGCGGGCCTTCGACGAGTGGACGTACGAACACATCAGCTACCGCGAGTTCGACCGCTGCGGCACCCCCCGCGACGTGGACGAGGCGAGCCTGTTCGCGGCCGCCGACGAGGGGTACCCGACCGTCTGGGACACCGTCGACCGCGTCGAAGGGGCGACCGTCTGCGTGCCGCACGCGCCCGGGCCGATCCTCCACGGGATCCGCGGCGACGACGCCGAGGCGGTGGGAGCCGTCGCGGCCGGCATCGACGGCGAACGCGTCGAGCGCGCCGCGACGTTCGTGACGAACCAGGGGACCGACGCCCACCTGCGCGACGGCGACCTGGGCGGCCTGCGCGACGGCCGCGCCTACCGCGTCGACGCCACCGTGACGGAGGCGCCCGAGACACGCCGGGGCGGCCACGTGTTCTTCGGCGTCGGCGACGACGGGGGCGAGCCGTCCGTCCGCCTCGACTGCGTCGCCTTCGAGCCGACCAAGCGGTTCCGCGACCGCGTCCGCGATCTCCGGGTCGGCGACCGGCTGACGCTCTGTGGGGAACTCGACGACGGGACGCTCAAACTGGAGAAGTTCGCGGTCCGCGACCTCGTGGAGACCGAGCCGACGGTGCCGACGTGCCCCGACTGCGGGCGCTCGATGGAGTCGGCCGGCGCCGGGCAGGGGTACCGGTGTCGCGACTGCGGGACCGGCGCGGCGGGGAAGGTCCCGGTCGCGGTCGACCGGGACCTCGAACCGGGGTGGTACGAGGTGCCGCCGTGTGCAAGACGGCACGTCGCGAAGCCCCTCGTTCGGGGCGGGTTCGACGCGCCGACGCACCCCGAGCGGTAG
- a CDS encoding transcriptional regulator, with the protein MSRKALVGNVTAMLADAGFLVSDRCAVRPKSFDVAARRGEDLLLVKLLGNVDAFDRETGAEMRRLGEYLSATPMLVGLRTRDEELKPGVVYFRHGVPAIHPDTLYDLVVEDVPPLIYAAPGGLYVNIDGDTVADERKERGWSLGRLAEELGVSRRTVAKYEDGMNASVEVAVQLEDLFDRPFSDPVRVLEGAGEVREADPTPEPPEVAPDDEHVYGVLSRAGFAVHPTQRAPFTAVSEDEAEPRVEFTLLTGHSPFTRTAEKRAKLMGSLGRVTGTRAVYFTEGDDEPKTESVDGTAIVTMVELSRADDPERIRELIRERSDEPAEA; encoded by the coding sequence ATGTCGCGGAAGGCGCTGGTCGGGAACGTGACCGCCATGCTCGCGGACGCGGGGTTCCTCGTCAGCGACCGCTGTGCGGTGCGGCCCAAGAGCTTCGACGTCGCCGCCCGGCGCGGCGAGGACCTCCTCCTCGTGAAACTGCTCGGCAACGTCGACGCGTTCGACCGGGAGACCGGCGCGGAGATGCGTCGCCTCGGCGAGTACCTCTCGGCGACCCCGATGCTCGTGGGGCTGCGGACGCGCGACGAGGAGCTGAAGCCGGGAGTGGTGTACTTCCGCCACGGCGTGCCGGCGATCCACCCGGACACGCTGTACGACCTCGTCGTCGAGGACGTGCCGCCGCTCATCTACGCCGCGCCGGGCGGCCTGTACGTCAACATCGACGGCGACACCGTCGCCGACGAGCGCAAAGAGCGCGGCTGGAGCCTCGGCCGCCTCGCCGAGGAGCTGGGCGTCTCCCGGCGCACCGTCGCGAAGTACGAGGACGGCATGAACGCCTCCGTCGAGGTCGCCGTCCAACTGGAGGACCTGTTCGACCGACCGTTCTCGGACCCGGTGCGCGTGCTGGAGGGCGCCGGCGAGGTCCGTGAGGCGGACCCGACGCCGGAGCCGCCGGAGGTCGCCCCGGACGACGAGCACGTGTACGGCGTGCTCTCGCGGGCGGGCTTCGCGGTCCACCCGACCCAGCGCGCGCCGTTCACCGCCGTGAGCGAGGACGAGGCGGAGCCGCGCGTCGAGTTCACCCTGCTCACCGGCCACTCGCCGTTCACCCGGACGGCCGAGAAGCGCGCGAAGCTGATGGGGTCGCTCGGGCGCGTCACCGGCACCCGCGCCGTCTACTTCACCGAGGGCGACGACGAACCCAAGACGGAGTCGGTCGACGGCACCGCCATCGTGACGATGGTCGAACTGTCCCGCGCCGACGACCCCGAGCGCATCCGCGAACTGATCCGCGAACGCTCGGACGAGCCGGCCGAGGCCTGA
- a CDS encoding metal-dependent hydrolase family protein, producing the protein MLLRDATLVDSAGVRVGDVRIDGDRIADTGDLAPHGDEPVVDLDGTAVLPGLVDAHVHYSLSGEPSVEDVIGMSDAELALTEARNARATLEAGVTGVRVMGARDVDVEVRDRIAAGDIPGPRTVANCRSITATGGHGHHLGREITGADDARRAVREQAKLGADFIKFMVTGGVTTPGSDPGAVALTDAEIDAIVDEAHRQGLHTATHAHGSAGAKAAIEAGVDTVEHGTLLDEEGTEMLVREDVTLVPTLSAPHHIVRNVDAAAEERTQTEAVYERHLESFRRAVEAGVRVAGGTDAGTPYNMHGANAAEIQFMHDHAMDALDAVVAMTETAADAVGLDDQGTLEPGTYADLLLVDGDPTDDLTRLNDPSVVVKGGEVVAGGDPRIRRALADALAD; encoded by the coding sequence ATGCTTCTGCGGGACGCGACGCTCGTCGACTCGGCGGGCGTCCGAGTCGGCGACGTGCGCATCGACGGCGACCGGATCGCCGACACGGGGGATCTGGCTCCCCACGGCGACGAACCGGTCGTCGACCTCGACGGGACGGCGGTGCTCCCGGGGCTGGTCGACGCGCACGTCCACTACTCGCTGTCCGGCGAGCCGAGCGTCGAGGACGTGATCGGGATGAGCGACGCCGAGTTGGCGCTGACGGAAGCGCGCAACGCCCGGGCGACGCTCGAAGCGGGCGTGACGGGCGTCCGCGTCATGGGGGCGCGCGACGTCGACGTGGAGGTCCGCGACCGCATCGCAGCGGGCGACATCCCCGGGCCGCGGACGGTCGCCAACTGCCGGTCGATCACCGCGACCGGCGGCCACGGCCACCACCTCGGCCGGGAGATCACCGGCGCCGACGACGCCCGCCGCGCGGTGCGCGAGCAGGCGAAACTGGGTGCCGACTTCATCAAGTTCATGGTGACCGGCGGGGTGACGACCCCCGGCAGCGACCCCGGCGCGGTCGCGCTCACCGACGCCGAGATCGACGCGATCGTCGACGAGGCCCACCGGCAGGGGCTGCACACGGCGACGCACGCCCACGGGTCGGCCGGGGCGAAGGCCGCCATCGAGGCCGGCGTCGACACCGTCGAACACGGGACGCTCCTCGACGAGGAGGGGACCGAGATGCTCGTGCGCGAGGACGTGACGCTCGTGCCGACGCTGTCGGCGCCCCACCACATCGTCCGCAACGTCGACGCCGCCGCCGAGGAGCGGACCCAGACGGAGGCGGTGTACGAGCGCCACCTGGAGTCGTTCCGCCGCGCCGTCGAGGCGGGCGTCCGCGTCGCCGGCGGCACCGACGCCGGCACGCCGTACAACATGCACGGCGCCAACGCCGCCGAGATCCAGTTCATGCACGACCACGCGATGGACGCGCTCGACGCCGTCGTCGCGATGACCGAGACGGCCGCCGACGCGGTCGGTCTCGACGACCAGGGGACGCTCGAGCCGGGGACGTACGCCGACCTGCTGCTCGTCGACGGCGACCCCACCGACGACCTGACGCGGCTCAACGACCCGTCGGTCGTCGTGAAGGGCGGCGAGGTCGTCGCCGGCGGCGACCCGCGGATCCGCCGGGCGCTCGCGGACGCGCTGGCGGACTGA